One genomic segment of Labeo rohita strain BAU-BD-2019 chromosome 14, IGBB_LRoh.1.0, whole genome shotgun sequence includes these proteins:
- the cxxc5b gene encoding CXXC-type zinc finger protein 5 isoform X3, whose product MSASGGSMEGSRAVEDEEAQDSCCGDEDSSPVVERRNRSGIISAPLSKSLKRSRALSQYIATCSAAAVASVANANRLAQSSMVAAGVKAHPTASQHRSQVGYAKLDRGALVSGLLDSPSGLHLAQAAELLRRAGMLLPVNDPSNVSVGGDMETVSASDSLGSVMDFPLLGNGGVGGSFPYHPGLFIMTPAGVFLADGALSHVTGASEHQQTQSEISSAISANGKKKRKRCGLCPPCRRRINCEQCSSCRNRKTGHQICKFRKCEELKKKPAGGLEVRW is encoded by the exons GGAAGTCGAGCCGTCGAGGATGAGGAGGCGCAGGACAGCTGCTGCGGGGACGAAGACTCATCCCCGGTGGTGGAACGGAGAAACCGCAGCGGCATCATCAGCGCCCCCCTCAGCAAAAGCCTGAAGCGCTCTCGTGCTCTCTCGCAGTACATTGCGACGTGCTCGGCCGCCGCCGTGGCCAGCGTCGCCAACGCTAACAGACTCGCCCAGAGCTCAATGGTGGCGGCGGGCGTCAAAGCTCACCCCACCGCCAGCCAGCACAGGTCACAAGTCGGGTACGCCAAACTGGACCGGGGTGCGTTAGTGTCCGGTCTTCTGGACTCTCCGAGCGGCCTGCATCTTGCCCAGGCCGCTGAGCTCCTGCGACGGGCGGGGATGCTGCTACCCGTCAATGACCCATCTAATGTTAGTGTGGGCGGGGACATGGAGACGGTCTCGGCTTCTGATTCGCTGGGCAGTGTGATGGACTTCCCGTTGCTTGGCAACGGCGGAGTGGGCGGGAGTTTTCCCTATCACCCAGGGCTGTTCATTATGACGCCGGCAGGAGTGTTCCTTGCCGACGGGGCGCTCTCTCACGTGACGGGCGCGTCGGAACACCAGCAGACGCAGAGCGAGATTTCGTCAGCCATCAGCGCCAACGGGAAGAAGAAGCGGAAGCGATGTGGCCTGTGTCCACCTTGTCGGCGCAGGATTAACTGCGAACAGTGCAGCAGCTGCCGCAACCGCAAAACCGGCCATCAGATCTGCAAGTTCCGCAAGTGCGAAGAGCTCAAAAAGAAACCTGCTGGCGGGCTGGAGGTAAGATG GTGA
- the cxxc5b gene encoding CXXC-type zinc finger protein 5 isoform X1: MSASGGSMEGSRAVEDEEAQDSCCGDEDSSPVVERRNRSGIISAPLSKSLKRSRALSQYIATCSAAAVASVANANRLAQSSMVAAGVKAHPTASQHRSQVGYAKLDRGALVSGLLDSPSGLHLAQAAELLRRAGMLLPVNDPSNVSVGGDMETVSASDSLGSVMDFPLLGNGGVGGSFPYHPGLFIMTPAGVFLADGALSHVTGASEHQQTQSEISSAISANGKKKRKRCGLCPPCRRRINCEQCSSCRNRKTGHQICKFRKCEELKKKPAGGLEKVMLPTGAPFRWFP; this comes from the exons GGAAGTCGAGCCGTCGAGGATGAGGAGGCGCAGGACAGCTGCTGCGGGGACGAAGACTCATCCCCGGTGGTGGAACGGAGAAACCGCAGCGGCATCATCAGCGCCCCCCTCAGCAAAAGCCTGAAGCGCTCTCGTGCTCTCTCGCAGTACATTGCGACGTGCTCGGCCGCCGCCGTGGCCAGCGTCGCCAACGCTAACAGACTCGCCCAGAGCTCAATGGTGGCGGCGGGCGTCAAAGCTCACCCCACCGCCAGCCAGCACAGGTCACAAGTCGGGTACGCCAAACTGGACCGGGGTGCGTTAGTGTCCGGTCTTCTGGACTCTCCGAGCGGCCTGCATCTTGCCCAGGCCGCTGAGCTCCTGCGACGGGCGGGGATGCTGCTACCCGTCAATGACCCATCTAATGTTAGTGTGGGCGGGGACATGGAGACGGTCTCGGCTTCTGATTCGCTGGGCAGTGTGATGGACTTCCCGTTGCTTGGCAACGGCGGAGTGGGCGGGAGTTTTCCCTATCACCCAGGGCTGTTCATTATGACGCCGGCAGGAGTGTTCCTTGCCGACGGGGCGCTCTCTCACGTGACGGGCGCGTCGGAACACCAGCAGACGCAGAGCGAGATTTCGTCAGCCATCAGCGCCAACGGGAAGAAGAAGCGGAAGCGATGTGGCCTGTGTCCACCTTGTCGGCGCAGGATTAACTGCGAACAGTGCAGCAGCTGCCGCAACCGCAAAACCGGCCATCAGATCTGCAAGTTCCGCAAGTGCGAAGAGCTCAAAAAGAAACCTGCTGGCGGGCTGGAG AAGGTGATGCTGCCAACCGGAGCTCCTTTCCGATGGTTTCCGTAG
- the cxxc5b gene encoding CXXC-type zinc finger protein 5 isoform X2 encodes MSASGGSMEGSRAVEDEEAQDSCCGDEDSSPVVERRNRSGIISAPLSKSLKRSRALSQYIATCSAAAVASVANANRLAQSSMVAAGVKAHPTASQHRSQVGYAKLDRGALVSGLLDSPSGLHLAQAAELLRRAGMLLPVNDPSNVSVGGDMETVSASDSLGSVMDFPLLGNGGVGGSFPYHPGLFIMTPAGVFLADGALSHVTGASEHQQTQSEISSAISANGKKKRKRCGLCPPCRRRINCEQCSSCRNRKTGHQICKFRKCEELKKKPAGGLEVMLPTGAPFRWFP; translated from the exons GGAAGTCGAGCCGTCGAGGATGAGGAGGCGCAGGACAGCTGCTGCGGGGACGAAGACTCATCCCCGGTGGTGGAACGGAGAAACCGCAGCGGCATCATCAGCGCCCCCCTCAGCAAAAGCCTGAAGCGCTCTCGTGCTCTCTCGCAGTACATTGCGACGTGCTCGGCCGCCGCCGTGGCCAGCGTCGCCAACGCTAACAGACTCGCCCAGAGCTCAATGGTGGCGGCGGGCGTCAAAGCTCACCCCACCGCCAGCCAGCACAGGTCACAAGTCGGGTACGCCAAACTGGACCGGGGTGCGTTAGTGTCCGGTCTTCTGGACTCTCCGAGCGGCCTGCATCTTGCCCAGGCCGCTGAGCTCCTGCGACGGGCGGGGATGCTGCTACCCGTCAATGACCCATCTAATGTTAGTGTGGGCGGGGACATGGAGACGGTCTCGGCTTCTGATTCGCTGGGCAGTGTGATGGACTTCCCGTTGCTTGGCAACGGCGGAGTGGGCGGGAGTTTTCCCTATCACCCAGGGCTGTTCATTATGACGCCGGCAGGAGTGTTCCTTGCCGACGGGGCGCTCTCTCACGTGACGGGCGCGTCGGAACACCAGCAGACGCAGAGCGAGATTTCGTCAGCCATCAGCGCCAACGGGAAGAAGAAGCGGAAGCGATGTGGCCTGTGTCCACCTTGTCGGCGCAGGATTAACTGCGAACAGTGCAGCAGCTGCCGCAACCGCAAAACCGGCCATCAGATCTGCAAGTTCCGCAAGTGCGAAGAGCTCAAAAAGAAACCTGCTGGCGGGCTGGAG GTGATGCTGCCAACCGGAGCTCCTTTCCGATGGTTTCCGTAG
- the cxxc5b gene encoding CXXC-type zinc finger protein 5 isoform X4, translating into MSASGGSMEGSRAVEDEEAQDSCCGDEDSSPVVERRNRSGIISAPLSKSLKRSRALSQYIATCSAAAVASVANANRLAQSSMVAAGVKAHPTASQHRSQVGYAKLDRGALVSGLLDSPSGLHLAQAAELLRRAGMLLPVNDPSNVSVGGDMETVSASDSLGSVMDFPLLGNGGVGGSFPYHPGLFIMTPAGVFLADGALSHVTGASEHQQTQSEISSAISANGKKKRKRCGLCPPCRRRINCEQCSSCRNRKTGHQICKFRKCEELKKKPAGGLEVR; encoded by the exons GGAAGTCGAGCCGTCGAGGATGAGGAGGCGCAGGACAGCTGCTGCGGGGACGAAGACTCATCCCCGGTGGTGGAACGGAGAAACCGCAGCGGCATCATCAGCGCCCCCCTCAGCAAAAGCCTGAAGCGCTCTCGTGCTCTCTCGCAGTACATTGCGACGTGCTCGGCCGCCGCCGTGGCCAGCGTCGCCAACGCTAACAGACTCGCCCAGAGCTCAATGGTGGCGGCGGGCGTCAAAGCTCACCCCACCGCCAGCCAGCACAGGTCACAAGTCGGGTACGCCAAACTGGACCGGGGTGCGTTAGTGTCCGGTCTTCTGGACTCTCCGAGCGGCCTGCATCTTGCCCAGGCCGCTGAGCTCCTGCGACGGGCGGGGATGCTGCTACCCGTCAATGACCCATCTAATGTTAGTGTGGGCGGGGACATGGAGACGGTCTCGGCTTCTGATTCGCTGGGCAGTGTGATGGACTTCCCGTTGCTTGGCAACGGCGGAGTGGGCGGGAGTTTTCCCTATCACCCAGGGCTGTTCATTATGACGCCGGCAGGAGTGTTCCTTGCCGACGGGGCGCTCTCTCACGTGACGGGCGCGTCGGAACACCAGCAGACGCAGAGCGAGATTTCGTCAGCCATCAGCGCCAACGGGAAGAAGAAGCGGAAGCGATGTGGCCTGTGTCCACCTTGTCGGCGCAGGATTAACTGCGAACAGTGCAGCAGCTGCCGCAACCGCAAAACCGGCCATCAGATCTGCAAGTTCCGCAAGTGCGAAGAGCTCAAAAAGAAACCTGCTGGCGGGCTGGAGGTAAGATG A